A genomic region of Dactylococcopsis salina PCC 8305 contains the following coding sequences:
- a CDS encoding DUF2267 domain-containing protein, which produces MTIALREDIVYILLEKIGQSAYENNEGKEISFTEADFAGREMTESDLLGHLDYLNQKQYIEAEFEGNAYAKQDDVPNVANPEQVEEFRVANTLGAEDGPLPHLIRFKQAKLTEKGKQILKKMEANKPEALGKGPTSPIASENEPFLEKVKLKAGVDDIFDARDISEVVFRTMRDLMTTEAADRVSDELKGEKAVPSDDQSLQDDISQLWKDTNPIVAFLSRVRPVLNIDDETFLFRIRQEGGLQRGIEPEVAINAVFSATKDELSQDRIKEVAKALPGKIRQLWEKA; this is translated from the coding sequence ATGACAATTGCTTTACGAGAAGATATCGTGTATATCTTGCTGGAAAAAATCGGTCAATCGGCTTACGAAAACAATGAAGGGAAAGAAATTTCCTTTACTGAAGCTGATTTTGCGGGTCGAGAAATGACTGAATCTGATCTTTTAGGTCATCTCGACTATTTAAATCAAAAGCAGTACATTGAAGCCGAATTTGAAGGGAATGCTTACGCGAAACAGGATGATGTTCCTAATGTCGCTAACCCCGAACAAGTTGAAGAGTTTCGAGTGGCAAATACTTTAGGTGCAGAAGATGGCCCTCTTCCTCATTTAATCCGCTTCAAACAAGCTAAACTAACAGAGAAAGGAAAACAAATCTTGAAAAAAATGGAAGCCAATAAACCTGAAGCACTCGGAAAAGGACCCACTAGCCCCATCGCATCCGAAAATGAACCTTTCTTAGAGAAGGTGAAGTTAAAAGCAGGGGTGGATGATATTTTTGACGCGAGAGATATCTCAGAAGTGGTTTTTCGCACCATGCGTGATTTAATGACAACAGAAGCGGCCGATCGTGTTTCTGATGAATTGAAGGGGGAAAAAGCAGTTCCCAGCGATGATCAATCTCTACAAGATGATATTTCTCAACTCTGGAAAGATACGAATCCCATTGTTGCTTTTTTAAGTCGGGTTCGTCCAGTTTTAAATATTGATGATGAAACTTTTTTATTCCGTATTCGTCAAGAGGGCGGACTACAGCGAGGAATTGAACCAGAAGTCGCCATTAATGCGGTTTTTTCGGCGACTAAGGATGAGTTATCTCAAGATCGAATTAAGGAAGTAGCTAAGGCTTTACCTGGCAAAATTCGTCAGCTTTGGGAAA